The Oleidesulfovibrio alaskensis DSM 16109 sequence ATGCAGATGCCGGGCCAGCTGAAGCAGCACGGCGGTGCCTCCGGTGGCTTTTTTCAGCGGGGGAATGAAAATGCAGGTGCGCATCATGTGCTCCTGTGCGTGGCGGTGCAGTCGGAATACTGTTTTGCTGCGGGGCGGACTGATGGCCGCCCCGCGGAAGGTTATGATCTGTCTTTGTCTGCGGCGGCAAAGGCCCGGGCAATGCTGGCCGTATACGGGGGGCGCAGCACGCCCTGCTCAGTCACGATGCCTGCGATAAGGTGCGCGGGTGTGACATCAAAGGCGTAGTTGTATACGGGTACGCCTTCGGGCGTTATGCGGGTTTCCCCCACATGTGTCACCTCTTCCGCCGGGCGTTCTTCGATGGGTATCTGCTTTCCGGAGGGCGTGGCACGGTCGATGGTGGAAAGAGGGGCGGCCACATAGAAAGGGATGCCGTGTTCGCGGGCCAGCAGGGCCACGGAATAGGTGCCTATCTTGTTGGCGGCATCGCCGTTGGCCGCAATGCGGTCGGCTCCCACAACCACTTTCTGCACCATGCCGCGCTGCATCAGCAGGCCGCATGCGTTGTCGCACGCCACGGTTACGGGAATACCGTCCTTGTGCAGTTCGTATGCCGTCAGACGTGCACCCTGCAGAAACGGCCGTGTTTCGTTGGCGATAACGGTTATACCGGTCCTGCCGGCATCCACTGCCCCGCGTACCACACCCAGCGCCGTGCCGTAACCTGCTGTGGCCAGCGCACCGGCGTTGCAGTGGGTCATTATACAGTCATTATCCTGTATCAGCGTGGCTCCGTGTCTGCCTATGGCTCGGTTGATGCTTTTGTCCTCTTCGTGGATGGCTTCTGCCTCGTCCAGCCACCGTGCGATAAGGGTGTTCAGGTCGGGGTCGCCCATGCTTTTCCAGACAGAGCGCATGCGTTCCACGGCCCAGCGCAGGTTGACCGCCGTGGGGCGTGCCTGTGCCAGTTTTTCAAGCAGGGTATCCAGTTCTTTCTGCCATTGCGCGTGCGGGGCGGGATGACCTGCCTCATACGCGGCAAGGCAGCAGCCGTAGGCCGCGGTGACGCCTATGGCCGGTGCGCCGCGCACCACCATGGTCTGCAGAGCGTAAATGGTGTCAGCCACGTCGTTGCAGTAAAAATCTTCTTCCACGGTGGGCAGCACGCGCTGGTCCAGCAGGATGAGCGTTCTGTCCTGCCGCGAGTATCGGATATGGGTCTCCATGGTATGTGATTCTCCGGAGCGGTATATGATGACAGGGAATGCGCCGCATGCGGGACATGGAATCCCGTCGGCATTGTTATGCAATATATGCCACGGTGTAGCCTTATGGAGGGCTTGCTGGCAACCCCGGCTGCAGAGTGCGGGTGGTACACATTGCCCTGCGGTACGCTTCGGTCTATTATGTTCCGGCAACTGATAAAGGAAAACGGCATGATGCATATATATGGAAAAGATGCGCCCCCCCGCGGGCACCAAAGCGCCGCGGCGGAGGCTGCATGGTGAATGCTGCCGCGGTGGGCAGGCTGCTGGCGGTGCCGCTGGGACTATTTGCGGCGGCGGCTCTGGCCGGTCTGTTTATGAATACGCTGCCGCCTTCCGCCGGAGAGGTGGCCCCCTATGCGGCGTGGGCGGCTCTGGCCGGGGGAATGCCTCTGGCGGAGCGCTTCAGAAGAAGCCGCGCCGTTTTTGTTCTGCTGCTGGGGTGCGGCGTGTTTCTGTTGCTGTACAATGTGCTTCCGGCGCTGGGCGACGCCACCCGCGTGCGGCTGTGGTACGGCATTGTGCTTACCCTGCTGCCCTGCAATCTGCTGCTGTTTGCCTTTCTGGAAGACAGAGGGGTTTTTTCGCGCTGGGGCATGGGCATGCTTGCATGGCTGCTGGGGCAGTTCATGACGGCGGCCTTTATTGTGCGCGGCGGCGGTGTGCTGCTGGCGACATCGCTGGGCAGAACCATGCAGCGCGCTGTGGAGGGCTGGGTTTATGCCTCTCCCCTGCCCGGCTGGTTCGACAGCTGGACTCCGCTCACGCAGCCTGCCCTGCTGCTTGTGCTGCTTGCTGCCGTGGTGCTTGTGGTGCGTGTCGTCCGGCTGGAAGACGGCTTCAGTGCAAGTCTGCTGGGCACTCTGCTCAGCCTGACAGCCGCGTTTCACGCTGTGGGCAACGGGCCGGTGGTCAGCCTGTTTGTGGCCGCGGCCGGTGCCGCCCAGCTGACAGCATTATTCCGCGATTCCTACAGCATGGCTTTTGTGGACGAGCTAACCGAGGTACCGTCGCGGCGTGCGCTGATGGCGGATGCGAAAAAGCTGGGCGGAAGCTATTGCGTGGCCATGGCCGATGTGGATCATTTCAAAGCTTTTAATGATACATACGGCCACGATGTGGGCGATGACGTGCTGCGTATGGTGGCTGCGCGGCTGGCCGGAGTGGACGGCGGCAAGGTGTACCGTTATGGCGGCGAAGAGTTCACCATTCTGTTTCCACGTCTGGGCAAAGCCGAAGCCAGACCCCATCTTGAAGCCGTGCGGGAGGCTGTGGCAGCCATACCTTTCCGCATCCGTACCCGTAACAAAAGTGCCAAGGTGGTGC is a genomic window containing:
- the mtnA gene encoding S-methyl-5-thioribose-1-phosphate isomerase; the protein is METHIRYSRQDRTLILLDQRVLPTVEEDFYCNDVADTIYALQTMVVRGAPAIGVTAAYGCCLAAYEAGHPAPHAQWQKELDTLLEKLAQARPTAVNLRWAVERMRSVWKSMGDPDLNTLIARWLDEAEAIHEEDKSINRAIGRHGATLIQDNDCIMTHCNAGALATAGYGTALGVVRGAVDAGRTGITVIANETRPFLQGARLTAYELHKDGIPVTVACDNACGLLMQRGMVQKVVVGADRIAANGDAANKIGTYSVALLAREHGIPFYVAAPLSTIDRATPSGKQIPIEERPAEEVTHVGETRITPEGVPVYNYAFDVTPAHLIAGIVTEQGVLRPPYTASIARAFAAADKDRS
- a CDS encoding GGDEF domain-containing protein, whose amino-acid sequence is MVNAAAVGRLLAVPLGLFAAAALAGLFMNTLPPSAGEVAPYAAWAALAGGMPLAERFRRSRAVFVLLLGCGVFLLLYNVLPALGDATRVRLWYGIVLTLLPCNLLLFAFLEDRGVFSRWGMGMLAWLLGQFMTAAFIVRGGGVLLATSLGRTMQRAVEGWVYASPLPGWFDSWTPLTQPALLLVLLAAVVLVVRVVRLEDGFSASLLGTLLSLTAAFHAVGNGPVVSLFVAAAGAAQLTALFRDSYSMAFVDELTEVPSRRALMADAKKLGGSYCVAMADVDHFKAFNDTYGHDVGDDVLRMVAARLAGVDGGKVYRYGGEEFTILFPRLGKAEARPHLEAVREAVAAIPFRIRTRNKSAKVVRDKSVTVTVSIGLAQREDGEDDFESVLKKADKALYKAKKAGRNKVALL